ATTTCTATCCCGGCCGCTTTGACGGCTGCGCGCCGCTCGAGGCGAAGTGATGCGGCGCGAGACCTACGACGCGATCGTCATCGGCAGCGGCATCTCCGGTGGCTGGGCCGCAAAGGAGCTGAGCGAGAAGGGTCTCTCGGTCCTGGTGCTCGAGGCCGGCCGCACCCTCGACCCCGCGCGCGACTACCTGATGAACGCCCCCGCGTTCGAGATGGACTTTCGCTACCTCGGCGACATCAAGCGGCTCAACGCGCGTCAGGCGGTGCAGAAGAAGTGTTACGCCTGCGACGAGGGCGCCGCACAGTTCTTCGTCGACGACATCGACAACCCGTACACCACGCCGGAAGGGAAGCCGTTCGACTGGATCCGCGGCCGGCAACTCGGTGGCAAGTCGATCATGTGGGGCCGCCAGTGCTATCGCTGGAGCGACCTCGACTTCGAGGCGAATCTCAAGGACGGACACGGCGCCGACTGGCCGATCCGCTATCGCGACATTGCCTCGTGGTACGACTACGTCGAGGGCTACGCCGGAATCTCAGGCGAGAAGCTCGGCCTGGCGCATCTGCCCGACGGGCCGTTCCTCCCGCCGATGGAGATGTCCTGCTCGGAGATGTTCGTCCGCGACGGCATCGCGAAGAAGTACGGCAAGGCGCGCGTGCTCACGGTCGGACGCGTCGCCAACCTGAGCGCGGCGCACAACGGACGCGCGGCCTGCCACTACTGCGGCGACTGTCACCGCGGCTGCACCACGGCGGCGTACTTCAACTCGGTGCAGACGACGCTGGTCGACGCTCTCGCCACCGGCCGCTGCCGCATCCGTCCGTTCTCGGTGGTGCGCTCGCTGGCCTGGGATGACGCCAAGGGGAAGGTGACCGGCGTCCAGGTCGTCGATGGGCAGACGATGCAGGCGCTCGACTTCCAGGCGCGGATCATCTTCGTCTGCGCCTCGGCGCTCGAGTCGACCCGCATCCTGCTCAACTCGAAGAGCCGCGCCCATCCGAACGGTCTTGGCGGCAACAGCGATGTCCTGGGCCGCAACCTGATGGATCACACGATGCAGTCCGGCGCCAGCGGCAACGTTGCGGGCTTCGAAGACAAGAAGACCTTCGGGAACCGCCCCAACGGCATCTACCTCCCGCGCTTTCGCAACGTCACCGACCAACATCCCGACTTCCTCCGTGGCTACGCCTACCAGGGCGGCGGCTACCGCGCCTCCGAGGGTTGGGGCCGCGGCGTGACGACCGAGGGTTTCGGCGCCGACTTCAAGCGCGCCCTCAAGGTGCCGCAGTACGGTGGCTGGCGGATGAGCCTCGGCGGCTTCGGCGAGTGCCTGCCGAATCCGGAGAACCGGGTCACCATTGACCCGCAGGTCGTCGACAAGTGGGGCATTCCGGTGCTGCGGATCGACATGCAGTGGCGCGACAACGAGCGTGCGATCATGAAGGATGCGCAGGTGGCGGCTGCGGAGATGCTCGAGGCGGCCGGCTGCACGAACGTCAAGACGTACGACAACATGACGCCGCCGGGGCTCACCATCCACGAGATGGGGACGGCGCGGATGGGGAAGGAATCGAAGACGTCGGTGCTCAACAAGTGGAATCAGGTGTGGGAGGCGAAGAACGTATTCGTCACCGATGGTGCGGCGATGGCCTCGTCCGCGTGTCAGAATCCCTCGATCACGTACATGGCGCTGACGGCCCGTGCGGCCGACTACGCCGTTCGCGCGCTGCAGCGCAAGGAGTTGTGATGGATCGTCGCACGTTTGTCGGCGCCCTGGGTGCCGCGGGTGTTGCCTCGTTGTTGCCGTCGCGGGAGCAGCTCATGGCCGCGGAGAAGATCGACAAGATCGGCCTGCAGCTCTACACCGTCCGCGGCGAGATGAAGGCATCGGTCGAGCGGACGCTCAAGGCCGTCGCTGACATCGGCTACAAGGAAGTCGAGTTCCACGATTACTTCGGCCGCCCGCCGCGCGCGATTCGCCAACTGCTCGATCGCAACGGATTGAAGTCGCCGGCGTGCCACGTCTCGCTCGACAGCATCAAGACCGGCTTTCACCGCACGCTCGCAGACGCGGTCGAGGTCGGACACAAGTGGTTGATCGTTGCCTACCTCGGGACCAACGACCGCAACTCGGTCGACGCGATCAAGCGCACCGCCGAGGCGTTCAACAAGGCTGGCCGTGACGCGAAGGAGTACAAGATGCGCTTCGCGTATCACAACCACGACTTCGAATTCCAGGAAGTCGAGGGGAAGCGGATCTACGACATCCTGCTGGCCGAGTGCGATCCGAAGTACGTCGACTTCGAGATGGACCTCTACTGGGCCACCAAGGCGGGGGCGTCGCCGCTCGACTACTTCGCGAAGCATCCAGGGCGCTTCCCGCTGGTGCACGTGAAGGATGCGGGCCCGC
Above is a genomic segment from Gemmatimonadota bacterium containing:
- a CDS encoding GMC family oxidoreductase yields the protein MRRETYDAIVIGSGISGGWAAKELSEKGLSVLVLEAGRTLDPARDYLMNAPAFEMDFRYLGDIKRLNARQAVQKKCYACDEGAAQFFVDDIDNPYTTPEGKPFDWIRGRQLGGKSIMWGRQCYRWSDLDFEANLKDGHGADWPIRYRDIASWYDYVEGYAGISGEKLGLAHLPDGPFLPPMEMSCSEMFVRDGIAKKYGKARVLTVGRVANLSAAHNGRAACHYCGDCHRGCTTAAYFNSVQTTLVDALATGRCRIRPFSVVRSLAWDDAKGKVTGVQVVDGQTMQALDFQARIIFVCASALESTRILLNSKSRAHPNGLGGNSDVLGRNLMDHTMQSGASGNVAGFEDKKTFGNRPNGIYLPRFRNVTDQHPDFLRGYAYQGGGYRASEGWGRGVTTEGFGADFKRALKVPQYGGWRMSLGGFGECLPNPENRVTIDPQVVDKWGIPVLRIDMQWRDNERAIMKDAQVAAAEMLEAAGCTNVKTYDNMTPPGLTIHEMGTARMGKESKTSVLNKWNQVWEAKNVFVTDGAAMASSACQNPSITYMALTARAADYAVRALQRKEL
- a CDS encoding sugar phosphate isomerase/epimerase codes for the protein MDRRTFVGALGAAGVASLLPSREQLMAAEKIDKIGLQLYTVRGEMKASVERTLKAVADIGYKEVEFHDYFGRPPRAIRQLLDRNGLKSPACHVSLDSIKTGFHRTLADAVEVGHKWLIVAYLGTNDRNSVDAIKRTAEAFNKAGRDAKEYKMRFAYHNHDFEFQEVEGKRIYDILLAECDPKYVDFEMDLYWATKAGASPLDYFAKHPGRFPLVHVKDAGPPPDRKMLEVGKGTIDWKAIFAQQKLGGIKHFLVEHDNPADPMQSIATSFRYLKELRF